Genomic DNA from Deltaproteobacteria bacterium:
GCGCGCTTCTTCGCTGGGCGGTGGAATCTCGCCTTCGATGGCGATCTCCGCGCCGGCGGGAATCGGCAAGCCGGTTACCGGGCCGCGAATGAATTCCAGCGGCTGGCCCATCAAACCGCCGGCGTAATCGAGCTCTGATTTGCCATAGGCTAGTTTCGTATGCGCCAGAGTGAAGAGCAATGGATCGCTGCTGAACGTCGCCACCACCGGACAGCTTTTTCCCTGCTGCCAATACTTCGCGCAAATCAGCCGGCCGTCTTGCCCAGGACTCATCCACAGGCCGAGGAGATTTTTCTCGTGCAGCTGAATCCGGTACGTGCCGGCATTGATGAAGCCGCTGTCGGGGTCGGCGTTGATCAGACAATCGCCGGTGCCGATGTAGCGCCCGCCGTCGCCGTCATGAAAACGTGGCGCGGGAAATTTAAAGAGATCGACCTTGTCGCCCTCGATGACATTTTCCATCAGTGGCGCAGTTTTCACCGCCGCGGCGGGAATGGACTTGCCCGACTTCATCTTACGCGCTAGCAGCCGCACCACTTCGAGCTTGGTTTTATCCGGTGAAATGCCGAAGGCCAAAGCAGTCCGTTTATAGTTGGCAAAAGCGAGACTGACCAGACGAAAGCCGGCGGGATAATCCTTGATCTTGTCGAACAGCAGCATCGGCCGCTCGTCTAGCTCAGCGGTCGCTTCGATCAACGCGCCGATCTCGTTGTTCCAATCCGCGCCTTCGATCAAGCGCCACGCGCTGATTTTCTTGGCTTCCTCGATGAAGCCGCGGAAGTCGTGATAGGGAAGTGTGTCCATGGGTTGTCTCCAACAAAGAAACTTATCAACGGCGGTGGACTCTAATGTCCAAGTTACAAAGCTACAACCAGCTGCCTGTTCACTCCGTCATACCGGCGAAGGCCGGAAGGTGGATTCACATTTGAAGTGCAACAGGTCACGAGTAAATACCTCAGCCGGGGTTTGGTAGTTAAGACACTTTCTCGGAGTGTGATTATAGCAACGGACCAGCGAGAGCAAGCGCTCATCGGAAAG
This window encodes:
- a CDS encoding UbiD family decarboxylase is translated as MDTLPYHDFRGFIEEAKKISAWRLIEGADWNNEIGALIEATAELDERPMLLFDKIKDYPAGFRLVSLAFANYKRTALAFGISPDKTKLEVVRLLARKMKSGKSIPAAAVKTAPLMENVIEGDKVDLFKFPAPRFHDGDGGRYIGTGDCLINADPDSGFINAGTYRIQLHEKNLLGLWMSPGQDGRLICAKYWQQGKSCPVVATFSSDPLLFTLAHTKLAYGKSELDYAGGLMGQPLEFIRGPVTGLPIPAGAEIAIEGEIPPPSEEARAEGSFGEWPGYYSGGTIGTGEAQPVIRVKAIYHRNDPILEEEAPLWTGAMKIDGNPTAGILWDQLEAAGVQNVVGVYNHSPYMTVVAIEQKFPGHAKQAGIAAVSCAASARNGRYVVVVDDDIDPTNMKEVLWAMMTRVDPPTNIDIIDGAWSTPLDPRMPPEKRENKDHTNGRAIFYAVRPFHWKDKFPKVSRSSRELRASVIKKFRNVIPFPGA